From Sphingobacterium bambusae:
GTGCAATACAAGGATAGAAACTAAACGAACATGCAATTTTACTAACTATCCCCATATCATCGATCGCATCAACAACGCATTTTCGTATACCTTCGTAAGTGCATGGGTACTTCCCTCCGAAAGGAAGTGGAGGCTCGTTGTGTGAATAGGTAGCTACACCGTTTGCTATAGTTATAGTGTAAATCGCTTGTCCATCGAGATACATAACTATTTGGCCGCTAATACTATTTAGATTTTGGCTAATAAATTCAAAAAGTTGTTGTTCCGTGTAATTGCTAGGAACTGCAACGTTTAAACTCGTTTGAGAAGCGACTTCAACTTCTGTGCCTGGTCCAACTGGTACGCTTGATGCGGATCCTCCGATTAATTTGACAGATTTCAAATCATAATCAATAATGTTGTTTGATAAATGAATAGTTTCTGCTTTATCACAAGATAGGATAGCAAAAAACGTTAAAAAGGCTAATGCACGTTGCATGAATTTGGTTAATTTGTTTTTCATAATTACAATAAAGGTATTTGTAAAGTGTTTGATAATATATCTTCAACAAAAAAGGCTATTAATTGTTTGTTCAATGTTTCTTTTTTTTGAATTATTTTGGTTTTAGTTCGCTGTTTGTTACTTTTTTTGACGGGTTAGGCTCAAAATGTTCTCAATAATTGGGTCAATACAAGGAAAAAGAGTTTGTCTTGTTAACTAAGTCTCTTCATATCTAAGGCCTAAAAGTAGTACATATGTACCGGTTCGCTAGTAAGTAGTGCTATTCTAGAAGCGACCGAAACAACAGCTAAAAATCAAAAAGGTTCTGGCGTAATATTAAAATTATGGTATGGATTCAGTTTACTGAAGTATTTTGTATATTTAAATAGAATATGAAAATTATGACAACATCCCTATTTATTAATATTGGTGCACAGGAAATTTTTGTTTTGGCGTTCTTTGTTCCTGTATTTTTAGGCTATTTGTATTGTATTTACCATGCACTGACAAACAAGAAATTGGAATTACCTTACCGTTTTGCTTGGGCTGCAGCGATGTTTGTTTTGCCGTTTCTTGGCTGCGTCCTCTATTGGACGATTGGCAAAAATGCTGTTAAAGAAAGCTGAAAACTGTTTTTTAAATGAAAGATTAATCGATTGCATAAACCTTACCTTATGAAAAAAATAGAAGCAGAAAAACTGGTGTTGGCCGGAACTATATATTCCAGCGCCTACATATTGATCTTGATGGCTTTGTATTATATGCCCTTCAAGATCGAACTCTCGAATTTCTTCCAGATGATAAGCAGTATGTTCGTGGAACTGCTTACTATTCCCACTATGGTGTTTCTTGCAGCAGCGCTACTTTTCGGGATTTATAAGCTAGTCCGGAAGAGATTTAATACGCGTATCTATATCATAACAGCGCTATCTTTACTTTCGGTATTGCTCATTATCTTAACTTGGGAGTAGCCATTACACATACTTTATACAACAAGCGGAGCTTTCTTAGGGAAAGCTCTTTTTGTTTTATGCTTGAGCTTATCTCGTTACCTATCGATTAATAATACGGTAATCGATCCAATGAGGACGTCAACATCGGTAACAATATAAAATTCATGAAGATTGCTAGTTGAACATTCTTTTTCATACCGTTCTATAGTAAATCGCTAAGTAATATTTACATTTATATCTACATTGTAAGCCTATGAATACGTATTTATTAAAAAAGCTGTTGCTGTTTTTTGTAGTGGCGCTAGCCGTTGCGGCGCAAGCGCAGGAGAAAGTCAATGCATTGCCTGACTGGGCATTTGGCGGTTTTGTTCGCCCAGAGGGCGTGAATCCAGTTATTTCTCCGCTAGACCACACACTTTTTATGGATCCAATGAGCGGTAAGCAGATCGCGTGGGAATCCAACGATACGTTCAATCCGGCAGCCACAATAAAAGATGGAAGAATCGTGGTGCTCTATAGGGCAGAGGACAAAACAGGCGTGAAGATCGGCCACCGTACATCACGTATCGGCTATGCCGAAAGCAAGGACGGCATAGCCTTCAAGCGCATGAACGAGCCGGTTTTCTATCCGGGAGAAGACAGCCAGAAAGATTTTGAATGGCCGGGCGGAACGGAAGATCCCCGTGTGGCGGTAACAGCAGATGGTCTCTATGTAATGTTCTACACGCAGTGGAACCGAAAGACAGCTCGCTTGGGCGTGGCTACCTCGAGAGATCTTAAGCAGTGGACGAAACATGGACCAATCTTCGCTAAAGCAAAGAATAGCGATATTATAGTCGATAAATTCCATAAGTCGGCATCCATTGTTACCGAAGTTAAAAATGGAAAGCAGCAAATTGCTAAGATCAATGGCAAATATTGGATGTATTGGGGCGAATATGGCGTCTATGGAGCAACATCAGATAATTTAATAGATTGGGAGCCTGTGGTTGATGAGCACCGTGCACTAAAAGCATTCATTTCGCCTCGAAAGGGGTTCTTCGATAGTGACCTGACGGAGTGTGGTCCGCCGGCTGTATTGACAGAGCATGGTATTCTCCTGTTGTACAATGGTAAGAATAATGCAAGTCACGGGGATAAACGGTTTAATCGAGGCACCTACAGTGCTGGCCAAGTACTGTTTGATGCCCATGATCCAACTAAAGTTATCGGACGGCTTGATGTCCCTTTCCTTCGGCCAATGGAAGATTTCGAAAAAAGTGGACAATATGTCGACGGTACGGTATTTATTGAAGGTTTGGTGTACTTCCAGAACAAATGGTTTTTATACTACGGCTGTGCAGATTCCAAAGTTGCGGTCGCCATATATGACCCAGCTACGCATGCTCCAGCAGATGCCTTGCCATGATAAAGTTCCGAGAAAAGTATATTAACCCCTATTCGCAAGAATACTAAGCTCCTGTGCTACACGTCCCGCGATATCCTTATATGCTTGGGAAACCGCTTCATCCGAATCTAATAAAATAGGGAAGCCATTATCGCCTGCATCTGCAATAGATTTAACTAATGGAATCTCGCCAAGGAAAGGCACCTTGTTACTTTCGGCAAGGCGCTTGCCCCCATCTTTACCAAAGATATAGTACTTGTTGTCCGGTAATTCGGACGGCGTAAAGTAAGCCATATTCTCCACAATACCCAAAATAGGAATATTAATACCCTCCATCTGATACATGCCTATACCTTTGATCGCGTCGGCCAGCGCTACATGCTGCGGTGTAGTCACGATGACGGCTCCCGAGATAGGGTAGGATTGTGCCACGGTGATGTGGATGTCACCCGTGCCCGGCGGCATATCCACCACAAGATAGTCAAGCTCGCCCCAATGCGTATCGCCAAATAGCTGCTTAATGGCCGAAGTGGCCATAGGGCCACGCCAAGGAATAGGTTGGTTGGGGTCGGTAAAGAAGCCAATGGATAACAGCTTCAGTCCAAATTTTTCCATCGGCACGATTTTATTCTTGCCTTCGGGTGTCTGCATGGAAGCTGGACGCGCACCCTCCAACCCAAACATAATGGGTAGGGATGGCCCGTAGATGTCGGCATCCAGAAGGCCCGTTTTTGCTCCTGTTTCGGCCAAGGCCAAAGCCAAGTTGCTGGCCACAGTAGATTTACCTACACCGCCTTTGCCCGAGGAGACCAAGATAATGTTTTTGATACCATCAAGCTGTGCCGATTCCGTGCTAATCACACGGGAGGTCATATTGATATCTACCTCTATCTCCTTGCTCACAAACAAAGTGATCGCATTGCGGCAGGCATGCTCAATATGTCCTTTCAGCGGACATGCGGGGGTAGTCAACACAACATCAAACTTCAGTTTATTGGGTAAGATTTCAATGTTTTGAATCATGTTCAACGTAACCAAATCTTTCTTTAGATCCGGTTCCTCCACATGGCCTAATGCGTGCAATACTTGTTCCTTCGTAATCATAATAACATTATCTCGCACAAAGATAGAGATTGAAGGCTAAAAACATGTCATTTGGATGTTTATAGTTCTTTAACTAGGATAAACCTTATCGTGCGAAGTTTATCTCTTACTCTGCCGAAACATGAAAATGGGGCTTTGTCACGTGAAGATGGGGCTTTGTCACGTGAAGATGGGGCTTTGTCACATGAAGACGTGGCTTTGTCACGTGAAGATGCGACGTTGTTACGCGAAGATGTTACGTTGTTACGCGAAGATGTTACGTTGTTACGCGAAGATGTTACGTTGTTACGCGAAGATGTTACGTTGTCACGCGAAGATGCGACGTTGTCACCTGAAGATGTGACGTTGTCACGTGAAGATGTGACGTTGTCACGTGAAGATGCGACGTTGTCACATGAAGATGCGGCGTTGTCACATGAAGATGCGGCGTTGTCACGTGAAGATGGAGCGTTGTCACATGAAGATGCGGCGTTGTCACGTGAAGATGCGGCGTTGTCACGTGACGATGTGACGTTGTCACATGACGATGTGATGCATTCATTTGGCACCGATTCGGAAATGGTAGGCTCGGCGCCCTATAAGATGCCCGAGCGAGATAAGATGATCGTCTGTTGCACCCTCGGTTTTTCCGAAGTCAAATCAAAAGTGTACGAAAATCTTTTCCTTATTTTTGACAAAAGGCAAAAAATAATTTTTGCCGGAAAAATCAAATTGGCTAAGTTTAGAGCGAAATACAGCGTATGGATATTCTTAAGAAAATACCCTCCCTATCGAGGAAGCAAAAAAAGATAGCGTGGATAGTCAGCGGCGCATTGTTGCTGATTTTGCTGATCGGATTGGGTATTGCACTTTCCGTTCGTGGGAAGATGCTCGATCGTGCGATGCTAAAGGCCACGACCGTGTTACGCGAGCGCTACCAAGTCGATTTTAAAGTGAGCGACTACCGGTTTACAGGGTTGGCAACGGTGACTTTCGATGATATCGAGCTGCTGCCCAAAGACCGAGATACGTTAGCACGCATAGCGTCCATGTCGGTATCCGTTCGGTTGTGGCCCCTGCTTTTTGGTGATGTGAAAATCGGCAACCTTTCCCTCAAAAATTCGAATGTAACCTTGGTGAAGCATGATTCCATTAGCAATTACGATTTCCTCTTTCGGAAGAAGGAGAAAGAATCCCTGCCCAAGGAAAACGATAACGAGCGGAATTATGCGGCACTGATTGACGGGCTCATAAAGCAAGTGTTCTTCAAGATTCCGCGCGATATGGATTTAGAGAATTTCGAGCTGTCTTATCGTGATGATAGTCTGCAGCAACGAATACGGCTGCCGGAAGCTATTATCGATGGGGGCGACTTTCAAACAAGCCTTTTCCTGAATGATCACGATGCGCAGTGGAACCTCGCCGGCCATGTAAATCCCGATAGGCAACAACTTCGGGTAGAGGTTTCCTCCGAGAAAAAGGATACAGAGCTGCCTTTTTTACGCGGTAAATTTGGTCTGCGCGTCAGCTTCGATAAAATTATGTTCGAGCTGGATCAGGTTCGTCGCGAGAGCCAAGACTCGCTAACGCTTTCCGGACAGTGGGCCTTTGAAAATCTGCACGTGCAACATCGTAGGCTATCCGAGGATGCCATTGTCCTCCCTGAAGCGGTGGGCGAAGGACAGATAAATATCGGTAAGCTAGCCTTGGAGGTAGATCCATCCAGCACCATCCGCGTCAAAGAGTTTGCCTTCCGTCCGCACCTCAAGTTTGTCCCGAAACCCAATAAAGTTGTTAGCCTTTCCGTGCATACCGGCGAGTTTGAAGCACAAAACCTTTTTGATGCCATTCCGCAGGGCCTGTTCCCGACCTTGGATGGCATCAAGGTAAGCGGTAAAATTGCATACGATCTTGATTTTTCCGTAAACTTCGACGATCCCGACAACATACGCTTTGTGTCGAATATGGACGATAGCCAATTGAAGGTTATCAACTGGGGGAAAGCAAATATACGCGACATGAACGGGCCTTTTGTGTACAAGGCTTTTGAAGATACGCTGCTGATGCGGGAGATAACCCTAGGCACGGCCAACCCAAAATTTACGCCGCTGAATCAGGTGTCGTCCATCCTGAAGAAGACGGTACTGAATACCGAAGATCCCTACTTTTATAAGCACAATGGTTTTGAGGAAGAAGCCTTCAAGCTATCGATCGCAACGAATATCAAGGAAAAGGCCTTTAAGCGAGGAGCCAGTACAATCTCCATGCAGTTGGTGAAAAATATCTACCTGAACCGCAACAAAACCATGATGCGTAAGTTTGAAGAGATCCTATTGGTATGGCTGATGGAGGCCTCCAAGCAGGTCAGTAAAGATCGGATGCTCGAAGTGTACCTCAATGTGATCGAATGGGGCAGAAATGTATATGGCATCCAAGAGGCTGCCGCCTACTATTTTGGCAAAACTCCGGCCGAGCTGAATATTGGAGAAAGCTTGTATCTTTCCAGCATCATTCCGCGCCCCAAGACCGGCTTATCCTCCTTTGATTACACAGGGCATCTAAAGCCGTGGGTACAGCGGCATTTTAATACCTATGGCTATATCATGACCAAACTGCAACAGTTGAATGATGAGTCTGTTCCGGCGAGCTATGGGTTTTATGAGGTCGTTTTGCAGCCCAATTTGCGTCCGCCGCGTCCGAAAGGTTTAGTGGATACAACCTTTATGGAAATAGACCCCGAGCAGGAAGCTATAATGAAAGAATTGGAGGCTGACGAAGCGACACGCAAAAACTTGCTCGAAAAGCTGTTTGGAAAAGATAAAAAAGAAGGAGAAAACTAACATGAAACATATACAGATTGATCACCTGAACTTTGAACTCTTCATCGATTATGAGCAGATCAAGAAACGGATCCGGTTGATGGGAATCGACATCAGCGTGAAGTATGCCGATAAGAATCCGGTTTTCGTAGGGGTATTGAATGGCTGTTTCATGTTTATGGCCGACCTGATGAAGCAAGTGCATGTGCCCTGCGAGGTATCTTTTGTCAAGCTCGCCTCTTATCAAGGCACACAGCAGGATCAGATACAGGAGCTGCTCGGCGTGGGGATGGATCTTACCGGACGGGAGATCATCATTGTTGAAGACATCATCGATTCTGGAAACTCCCTACAGCATACCATCGCCGCACTGGAAAAGCTCAACGTAGCCAGCATAGCTGTTTGTGCCCTGCTGATGAAGCCCGATTGCTTGCAGCATGAGTTCGATAACATCACCTATGTAGGCTTTGAAATCGAAAAGGAATTTGTCGTAGGATACGGCCTCGACTACAATGGGCAATGCCGCAACCTGCCCGATATCTACAAAAATATACCAGCGGTTGGCGAGTAAGCCCTACCGCTGGTGAATTAGCTTACCACTAGTGTTCTTCATCCTCCGGAGTCAGCGCATTTCGATAAAATAGCGTGTAGGGATCGGAAGGATAAACCGTCGCATCCGCCCGATGTCTAAAGGGCACGTTGCGGTCGAATATTTCCTCAAGCGTGGCCCGCAGAAATGGTACGAAAGCTTCTTTAGCAGCTGCGAGTGTTTCGCCTTCCAAGCTTTCTTTTCCATTGTGGAACAAGGTGCCCTCCTCGCGCATCTTACGCGCGACGTAGAGATGCGGTTCCAACTGTCTGCGCCCCGTTACCTGCTCGAAAACATAGGCATAGAAGAGCGTTTGGAGCAATGCTTTGTTTTCCGTGTTGGAGCAGAATACCTTGTCTAGATTTCGGAAAATCACGCTATCGCCACCAGTTTTATAATCCACGATGCGCGTGCTCACGACGCCATCCGCTGTCAATACTTCATCCACGCGGTCAATAATGCCAAAGAGACGCACGCTTTCCGCTTGGCCGTCTATGCTGATAGGGAAATCTAGAACATAATCTTCATCGTTTTCCAACTCGACAATACGGAAGGCCTGATAGTTTTCGATATCGTAATCGATGTACATATCCACATAAGCACAGGCTATTTTGTGCATTATGCGTTGCATGCTGTTCAGGTCATCCGCAGTCGTGTAGGTCGAGAGGTATTGATTGCCGATCTCGCGGATCACCAACTCGTTCACCAGCTGTTTTTTCTCATTTAGCACCTTCGTGCTTGTCCAATCGGAAATGCCTTTGTAGGGCTGGAAGATCAATTCCATCACCTGGTGGATCACCGTACCGAGCCTGTTCATTTCGAACTCATAAGAGATCACCGGCGGTTCTTTTATTTCGGCTACATGTTTAAGAAAAAACTGTAACGGCGATTGTAGGTAGGTGGTCAACGCCGTAGCAGATATTTTTCGGCGTTGTTGTATAAACGTGCGCTGCATCTTCTCCCAGATGGCTGCATCTTTCGCGATGACCAATTCCGGATTAGGCGCCTGAAAGCGAATAGGCTGCTGCTGGCTGTGCAGGATAAACTGAAAATTACTCTCAAACTGCAGCTGCTTGATAAAGCGACTTTCCTCACCGCTGCTACTTTCGCTCACCAAGCTGTTGAAGAAAACATGTATTCCCTCGCTGTACTGAAAATGGCGATAGAAGAGGTATGCCGATAGGGCATCTTGGTTTTCCAGCACAGGAAGTCCGTAGGCCATGCGCAGGCTATTGGGAAGAAAAGTAGGCGAGTTTGCCGTCTTCGGCAAGATACCTTCATTGGCACCAAGAATATACACCTGA
This genomic window contains:
- a CDS encoding transglycosylase domain-containing protein; amino-acid sequence: MDILKKIPSLSRKQKKIAWIVSGALLLILLIGLGIALSVRGKMLDRAMLKATTVLRERYQVDFKVSDYRFTGLATVTFDDIELLPKDRDTLARIASMSVSVRLWPLLFGDVKIGNLSLKNSNVTLVKHDSISNYDFLFRKKEKESLPKENDNERNYAALIDGLIKQVFFKIPRDMDLENFELSYRDDSLQQRIRLPEAIIDGGDFQTSLFLNDHDAQWNLAGHVNPDRQQLRVEVSSEKKDTELPFLRGKFGLRVSFDKIMFELDQVRRESQDSLTLSGQWAFENLHVQHRRLSEDAIVLPEAVGEGQINIGKLALEVDPSSTIRVKEFAFRPHLKFVPKPNKVVSLSVHTGEFEAQNLFDAIPQGLFPTLDGIKVSGKIAYDLDFSVNFDDPDNIRFVSNMDDSQLKVINWGKANIRDMNGPFVYKAFEDTLLMREITLGTANPKFTPLNQVSSILKKTVLNTEDPYFYKHNGFEEEAFKLSIATNIKEKAFKRGASTISMQLVKNIYLNRNKTMMRKFEEILLVWLMEASKQVSKDRMLEVYLNVIEWGRNVYGIQEAAAYYFGKTPAELNIGESLYLSSIIPRPKTGLSSFDYTGHLKPWVQRHFNTYGYIMTKLQQLNDESVPASYGFYEVVLQPNLRPPRPKGLVDTTFMEIDPEQEAIMKELEADEATRKNLLEKLFGKDKKEGEN
- the hpt gene encoding hypoxanthine phosphoribosyltransferase — translated: MKHIQIDHLNFELFIDYEQIKKRIRLMGIDISVKYADKNPVFVGVLNGCFMFMADLMKQVHVPCEVSFVKLASYQGTQQDQIQELLGVGMDLTGREIIIVEDIIDSGNSLQHTIAALEKLNVASIAVCALLMKPDCLQHEFDNITYVGFEIEKEFVVGYGLDYNGQCRNLPDIYKNIPAVGE
- a CDS encoding PLDc N-terminal domain-containing protein, producing MKIMTTSLFINIGAQEIFVLAFFVPVFLGYLYCIYHALTNKKLELPYRFAWAAAMFVLPFLGCVLYWTIGKNAVKES
- a CDS encoding Mrp/NBP35 family ATP-binding protein; this translates as MITKEQVLHALGHVEEPDLKKDLVTLNMIQNIEILPNKLKFDVVLTTPACPLKGHIEHACRNAITLFVSKEIEVDINMTSRVISTESAQLDGIKNIILVSSGKGGVGKSTVASNLALALAETGAKTGLLDADIYGPSLPIMFGLEGARPASMQTPEGKNKIVPMEKFGLKLLSIGFFTDPNQPIPWRGPMATSAIKQLFGDTHWGELDYLVVDMPPGTGDIHITVAQSYPISGAVIVTTPQHVALADAIKGIGMYQMEGINIPILGIVENMAYFTPSELPDNKYYIFGKDGGKRLAESNKVPFLGEIPLVKSIADAGDNGFPILLDSDEAVSQAYKDIAGRVAQELSILANRG
- a CDS encoding glycoside hydrolase family 130 protein, which encodes MNTYLLKKLLLFFVVALAVAAQAQEKVNALPDWAFGGFVRPEGVNPVISPLDHTLFMDPMSGKQIAWESNDTFNPAATIKDGRIVVLYRAEDKTGVKIGHRTSRIGYAESKDGIAFKRMNEPVFYPGEDSQKDFEWPGGTEDPRVAVTADGLYVMFYTQWNRKTARLGVATSRDLKQWTKHGPIFAKAKNSDIIVDKFHKSASIVTEVKNGKQQIAKINGKYWMYWGEYGVYGATSDNLIDWEPVVDEHRALKAFISPRKGFFDSDLTECGPPAVLTEHGILLLYNGKNNASHGDKRFNRGTYSAGQVLFDAHDPTKVIGRLDVPFLRPMEDFEKSGQYVDGTVFIEGLVYFQNKWFLYYGCADSKVAVAIYDPATHAPADALP